A region from the Ptychodera flava strain L36383 chromosome 12, AS_Pfla_20210202, whole genome shotgun sequence genome encodes:
- the LOC139145457 gene encoding arenicin-1-like: MKSLVIVVAYLAISAVQSAPADPAESKANTYSVTVNDGGTEREETIVIDEEKNVEIFKSVNSDDADVVEDFNTGLEAFIPRDGDSCYVKPMDAEENTSPADLKADIESGDSKSTNPDDDEKDEYYTLAGKPIINRSVVGETISEKCEGRNIYWLTALSHGDQDRDKRACYWFRYCTYTYLGSGYWWRRCRYIIRCY; this comes from the exons ATGAAGTCATTGGTGATCGTTGTTGCGTACCTGGCGATCAGTGCGGTACAGTCTGCACCCGCTGATCCCGCCGAGTCGAAG GCCAATACGTATTCTGTCACTGTGAATGACGGAGGTACGGAAAGAGAAGAAACTATCGTCATTGATGAAGAGAAGAATGTGGAGATTTTCAAGAGTGTGAACTCAGACGATGCTGACGTCGTTGAAGATTTTAACACA GGCCTTGAAGCTTTCATTCCGAGAGACGGAGACTCGTGTTACGTCAAGCCAATGGACGCCGAAGAAAACACTTCACCGGCGGATTTGAAGGCAGATATCGAAAGTGGCGACTCCAAG AGCACAAATCCAGACGACGATGAAAAAGACGAGTACTATACTCTGGCTGGTAAACCAATCATAAACCGATCCGTCGTGGGCGAAACCATTTCCGAAAAATGCGAGGGCAGGAACATCTATTGGTTGACTGCTCTGTCACACGGAGATCAAG ATCGTGACAAACGTGCCTGCTATTGGTTCAGGTATTGTACATACACCTACCTAGGCTCAGGGTATTGGTGGCGAAGATGTCGGTACATCATCCGTTGTTATTAG